The proteins below are encoded in one region of Methanomassiliicoccus luminyensis B10:
- a CDS encoding NAD(P)/FAD-dependent oxidoreductase produces the protein MTHHDIAIVGSGPSGMVAGVHALKHGYRTIILEQGATVDPSPPRFEATPSNGILRLVDRMKIPYESLSYRTMWVSPSEFMYLESSNTPDLIIRRGGMPDSLCEVLKERFLDAGGEIMFRQRVHSVEVSGGAVRQLNGGDLDVSFDWLIWAGGETVPTLEKFCLAPKVMRTMHGAGTIFDSEGVPDRVTVYLDPRRSPGGYLYEVTSGGRTSIYNVTVGGDPDRLFRDTHEYLASRGIPGAALTYGHAHTSPWGKRCILENVLLAGDAGAMNDYGFGYGTRSAILSGHHAAESIAKDYNYDLIAKKPSREAWKSRLVRRCLDRFEPQDWDAVIGLMDNTTSFGPNVGWKARMRRAGGVCRAVWRLL, from the coding sequence ATGACGCACCACGACATCGCTATAGTGGGCAGCGGCCCATCCGGAATGGTGGCCGGCGTTCACGCCCTGAAGCATGGGTACCGGACCATAATCCTTGAGCAGGGGGCCACGGTGGACCCGTCCCCGCCTCGGTTCGAGGCCACCCCGTCGAACGGGATCCTGAGGCTCGTCGACAGGATGAAGATCCCGTATGAGTCGCTGTCATACCGTACCATGTGGGTCTCCCCCTCTGAGTTCATGTACCTCGAATCATCCAATACGCCGGACCTCATCATCAGAAGGGGGGGCATGCCCGACTCCCTGTGCGAAGTGCTGAAGGAACGCTTCCTGGACGCAGGCGGGGAGATAATGTTCCGACAGAGGGTGCACAGCGTGGAGGTCTCCGGAGGAGCGGTCCGGCAGCTGAACGGCGGCGACTTGGACGTATCGTTCGACTGGCTCATCTGGGCCGGCGGCGAGACGGTGCCGACGCTGGAAAAGTTCTGCCTCGCCCCCAAGGTGATGAGGACCATGCACGGCGCCGGCACCATATTCGACAGCGAGGGGGTGCCGGACCGGGTGACGGTGTACCTGGACCCGCGAAGGTCGCCCGGCGGCTACCTGTATGAGGTCACTTCAGGGGGGAGGACTTCCATCTACAACGTCACCGTGGGCGGGGACCCCGACCGGCTGTTCCGCGATACGCATGAGTACTTGGCATCGCGGGGCATACCGGGGGCCGCCCTTACCTACGGGCACGCGCATACTTCTCCCTGGGGCAAGAGGTGCATCCTGGAGAACGTCCTGCTGGCGGGGGATGCCGGGGCGATGAACGATTATGGGTTCGGATACGGCACCAGGAGCGCGATTTTGTCGGGGCACCACGCCGCGGAGTCGATAGCGAAGGATTACAACTACGATCTGATAGCGAAGAAGCCTAGCAGAGAAGCATGGAAGTCCAGGCTGGTGCGGAGGTGCCTCGACCGGTTCGAGCCCCAGGATTGGGACGCCGTGATCGGCCTGATGGACAACACCACCTCGTTCGGTCCGAACGTGGGGTGGAAGGCGAGGATGAGGCGGGCGGGGGGAGTATGCCGGGCGGTGTGGAGACTGTTATAG
- a CDS encoding NAD(P)/FAD-dependent oxidoreductase has translation MPGGVETVIVGGGPAGASAAIACSVHGARAIIVDRREVIGRPVQCAEGYTPLLGEMSIVDLPDRLTVWRTEGTIFRFDGEERKVDGRMWSTNMIDRAELDSCLYNSAMGLGARRITGEVSDFDDASLHLSDGREVPYGRLIIADGADSVFLDPQDKKRSVAYVRSYEVRGGEVPDPRRSTMFIGDYCEKGYGYIFPRGKRSANIGLGGLVDRDELERRFEEFCEEPEVKGILKRSEVVADKSGCAPLFGSRMRKELSGAIMVGDAANHNLKPFVEGFIISSICGYLAGAALSLRPAEDAKRFFDTLSRRYLGDLLEEGQRSFDKLCGAWDALSAGEIVRELIDTDLEGLIPAGRDRFAYWYASMMMRRRKRELRRTIRFPGTAGAPGIGAGECASLPGKSPERP, from the coding sequence ATGCCGGGCGGTGTGGAGACTGTTATAGTCGGCGGGGGGCCGGCCGGCGCGTCCGCGGCCATCGCCTGCTCGGTCCACGGGGCGAGGGCGATCATCGTGGACAGGCGCGAGGTCATCGGCAGGCCGGTGCAGTGCGCGGAGGGCTATACCCCCCTTCTGGGGGAGATGAGCATCGTTGACCTCCCGGACCGCCTGACGGTGTGGAGGACCGAGGGCACCATCTTCAGGTTCGACGGGGAGGAGAGGAAGGTCGACGGGAGGATGTGGTCGACCAATATGATCGACAGGGCCGAGCTCGACTCCTGCCTGTACAATTCCGCGATGGGGTTGGGGGCCCGCCGGATCACGGGTGAAGTGTCGGACTTCGATGACGCCTCTCTGCATCTTTCGGACGGGCGAGAGGTCCCGTACGGGCGGCTGATCATCGCTGACGGGGCCGACTCGGTGTTCCTCGACCCTCAGGACAAGAAGCGGTCCGTTGCGTACGTCAGGTCGTACGAGGTACGCGGGGGCGAGGTCCCGGACCCCCGCAGAAGCACGATGTTCATCGGTGACTACTGCGAGAAGGGTTACGGGTACATCTTTCCCCGAGGGAAGAGGAGTGCGAATATCGGCCTGGGCGGTCTGGTCGACCGGGACGAGCTGGAGCGGCGGTTCGAGGAGTTCTGCGAGGAGCCGGAGGTGAAGGGCATTCTGAAGCGATCCGAGGTGGTTGCCGACAAGTCAGGATGCGCGCCGCTGTTCGGATCCAGGATGAGAAAGGAGCTGAGCGGCGCCATCATGGTCGGCGACGCCGCCAACCACAACCTTAAGCCGTTCGTAGAGGGGTTCATAATCAGCTCGATATGCGGCTATCTGGCCGGAGCGGCCTTGAGCCTCCGCCCCGCAGAGGATGCGAAGCGCTTCTTCGACACGCTGTCGCGCCGGTACCTCGGCGACCTGCTGGAAGAAGGACAACGAAGCTTCGATAAACTGTGCGGCGCCTGGGATGCCTTGAGCGCCGGGGAGATCGTGAGGGAACTGATCGACACGGACCTCGAAGGCCTCATCCCGGCGGGGAGGGATCGATTCGCGTACTGGTACGCCTCGATGATGATGCGCCGCCGCAAGAGGGAGCTAAGAAGGACGATACGCTTTCCCGGCACGGCCGGCGCTCCGGGGATCGGGGCGGGAGAATGCGCCTCACTTCCTGGGAAGAGCCCGGAACGACCGTAG
- a CDS encoding mechanosensitive ion channel family protein, with the protein MADLGAQLEGLLDDIVNAVPSILAAIVVLALGVLAGILVGNLVNWVVRKTSFDRTVDETAVGKSLRNAGTNPSKLIGTVVKAIIIVLAVIYAIQLLSFGGVFGTYLNDIATYLPWLLAGILILILGAILADFLASFIGKIIRPMFSAEKCGVADGLKNMLFIGLLAFVLMLALDTMRLPGDFIYPLILAFVIIGVGISLTDALIKSIMADHPEFAEVAGYAKFVLYAIFLIVGTGALFASFPGVTGIIANISWAFAIALAIMLIPIAYAMAKKLAKQFN; encoded by the coding sequence ATGGCCGATTTGGGTGCTCAGTTGGAAGGATTATTGGACGACATAGTGAATGCGGTACCATCCATCCTGGCGGCGATCGTAGTTCTCGCCCTGGGCGTTCTCGCGGGGATCCTCGTGGGGAACCTTGTCAACTGGGTGGTCAGAAAGACCAGCTTTGACAGGACCGTCGACGAGACCGCGGTCGGGAAGTCCCTCAGGAACGCGGGAACGAATCCGTCGAAATTGATAGGTACTGTCGTAAAGGCCATAATCATCGTGCTAGCCGTTATCTATGCCATACAGCTGCTGTCGTTCGGCGGCGTGTTCGGCACATACCTGAACGACATTGCGACCTACCTGCCCTGGCTGCTTGCCGGCATCCTGATCCTGATCCTCGGCGCCATACTAGCGGACTTCCTGGCCTCGTTCATCGGCAAGATCATCAGGCCGATGTTCTCCGCCGAGAAGTGCGGGGTCGCCGATGGGCTGAAGAACATGCTGTTCATCGGCCTGCTGGCGTTCGTGCTGATGCTGGCCCTCGACACCATGCGCCTGCCCGGGGACTTCATCTACCCCCTGATACTCGCATTTGTCATCATCGGTGTGGGCATTTCCCTGACCGACGCCTTGATAAAGTCCATAATGGCCGACCACCCTGAGTTCGCGGAGGTCGCTGGTTACGCGAAGTTCGTCCTGTACGCGATCTTCCTGATCGTCGGCACCGGCGCCCTCTTCGCATCCTTCCCCGGCGTTACCGGGATTATCGCCAACATCTCCTGGGCCTTTGCCATCGCGCTCGCCATCATGCTGATCCCGATCGCGTACGCCATGGCCAAGAAGCTGGCGAAGCAGTTCAACTAA
- a CDS encoding CPBP family glutamic-type intramembrane protease — translation MKEQVDFGLLLGQDILSAGYSQQEPSKNYDVKFATWLMVDKEICERDARYAAYRIGKVMREYGAFFILVFILSLPFLAVGAMSDLALPLGLPIAALMFPCPLIAASILVYREEGRDGVKRLLKRVFDHKRIRKKAWYAAIFFLLPAIYLLSYAIMYLMGTPLPNPLSPVLLPLLFIIFFIAAACEEAGWTGYATDPLQAKWTALGAGIIIGIIWAAWHVIPDIQAGQAWDYILWERCNTVFLRVLMVWIYNNAGRSVFSVVVVHAMINVSFFTLFPKAGYYAPAVTAMLVAAVAVLAASLWGPRTLAKYRFGRK, via the coding sequence ATGAAAGAGCAAGTAGATTTTGGCCTACTTTTAGGACAGGACATATTAAGCGCAGGATACAGCCAGCAAGAACCGTCGAAGAACTACGATGTGAAGTTCGCTACTTGGCTCATGGTAGACAAGGAGATATGTGAGAGAGATGCCCGATACGCTGCCTATCGCATCGGCAAGGTGATGCGAGAGTATGGGGCGTTCTTCATCCTCGTGTTCATCCTATCCCTCCCGTTCCTGGCAGTAGGAGCCATGTCCGACCTGGCCCTTCCCCTGGGCCTGCCCATCGCCGCGCTGATGTTTCCCTGCCCCCTCATCGCAGCATCCATCCTCGTTTACCGTGAAGAGGGACGTGACGGCGTAAAGCGCCTGCTCAAGAGGGTCTTCGATCACAAGAGGATCAGGAAGAAGGCCTGGTACGCAGCTATTTTCTTCCTGCTGCCGGCGATATACCTCCTGTCGTACGCCATAATGTACCTGATGGGGACGCCGCTCCCCAATCCTCTTTCACCCGTGCTGCTGCCTCTCCTGTTCATCATCTTCTTCATCGCCGCAGCATGCGAGGAGGCGGGGTGGACCGGCTACGCCACTGATCCCTTGCAGGCAAAGTGGACCGCTCTGGGGGCCGGCATCATCATAGGTATCATCTGGGCGGCGTGGCACGTCATCCCGGACATCCAGGCCGGCCAGGCATGGGACTACATCCTCTGGGAACGGTGCAACACGGTGTTCCTGCGCGTGCTCATGGTGTGGATCTACAATAATGCCGGCCGCAGCGTGTTCTCCGTGGTCGTCGTCCACGCCATGATCAACGTCAGCTTCTTCACTCTGTTCCCCAAGGCGGGCTACTACGCCCCGGCCGTCACCGCCATGCTTGTAGCGGCCGTGGCGGTGCTGGCGGCATCCTTATGGGGGCCGAGGACGCTGGCAAAGTACAGGTTCGGAAGGAAATGA
- a CDS encoding RNA-binding domain-containing protein, with amino-acid sequence MDIGSLAYRTFAHATEDEAKVEQALKFASGAEEIKKSSTVGYHGNPIIVLEARVTDAKGIKAFFSGLPKEDVKDLLDSLEKRVDEESFFFLRLDKQEAYQGRLKLADHEDVIAVRGKVKSYPQNRDNAVAAMSKFLQSVLDRADRMDKKD; translated from the coding sequence AGCCTGGCCTATAGGACGTTCGCCCATGCCACCGAGGACGAGGCCAAGGTGGAGCAGGCGCTCAAATTCGCTTCCGGCGCGGAGGAGATCAAAAAGAGCAGTACTGTCGGGTATCACGGGAACCCCATCATCGTACTGGAGGCCAGGGTCACCGACGCCAAGGGGATCAAGGCGTTTTTCAGCGGACTGCCCAAGGAAGATGTCAAGGATCTGCTGGACTCCCTTGAGAAGAGGGTCGACGAAGAATCGTTCTTCTTTCTTCGCCTGGACAAGCAGGAAGCGTACCAGGGCAGGCTGAAGCTCGCCGACCACGAGGACGTCATCGCGGTGCGCGGGAAGGTGAAGTCCTATCCGCAGAATAGGGACAACGCCGTCGCGGCCATGAGCAAGTTCCTTCAATCCGTGCTCGACCGCGCGGACCGAATGGACAAGAAGGATTGA